The DNA window GATGTACCATAATGGCGGGCGTGGTTCTACATGGGGGAAGCCCTTGCGTCACATCTGCATTTCCCGTTTCTGTAAAGTCGCGAGGCGTTGAAAGCCGTGACATTTCGACCGTTGGATTCACTTCTGTTCTGGCCAGTCCTGTGAAGCGGGCATAGCAGGACTGCGTATGCTTAGTTCTTTAACTCTGATTGGTTATCAGTCGGCTGAATGCAAGCCACATCCATTTGCAACTGTTAAAATTGatacagtgtgtgcatgcatcttaAACCTGTCATTACCACTCGTCTGCTGTCTGTAATCTTTCAGattgttttgctgtgtgtatGTCGATCACTGTGAGTTAGGCATTGCCATCTACCAAGTGTGGTAGTTTATGTAATGCCGTAGGCCCGAACTGCTGTGTGTATTGTACATTATTTATCAGAATGGCTTGGTCTGGCTGATGAGTGCAATGCATGAGTGCAAGTGCCATTTACTGAATCCACCCTCTCTGACCCCAGAGCtctgtgaggaagaggaagatgatgaggaAGTAGGCAACCAATGTGGTGCTGAGCTCcaacaaggtgtgtgtgtgtgtgagcatggggcccatccacacactggaatagtGCCTTAACacgatgagccacccagcagctctgTAATATGTGATTAATATGTATGAAATATGTTTCCACGCAGAGAATGTTGCCTCTGGCGCAGAAGCTCAAAGCTCTAACGCCACTAAGTTGCCACCTGCAATTGGGGGGAAGGGAAGGCCAGGTATGAGCCCTGCCCTTTTACGCCCTACAGGCCACAAACAGTACTACAgcagagccagtgactattttacaccctacaggccacaaaCAGTACTACAgcagagccagtgactattttacaccctacaggccacaaaCAGTACTACAGCAGAGCCAGTGActgttttacaccctacaggccacaaaCAGTACTACAGCAGAGTCCGTGACTATTTTAcgccctacaggccacacacagtactacagtaaagccagtgactattttacacccttcAGACCACGCACAGCAATACAGAAGACCCCGTGAGTGTTTCACACTTGACAGGCCACATGCCTGTGATAACTGCAGACTGGTTTCAGTGCCTGTAACAAATGGGTCATTCTTCCTTTCAGTACACTCCACCGTCAGTCCCCGACAGTCGGTTGAGGAGAACGTGAAGCCGCCTGTCAGCGATGTCCTGAAACCAGGAGCACAGGTCTGTACAGCAGGGCGggttttgtttgattttctcCCTGTGATGCTACATGTTCCATACCGCGAAAACTGCTTGATTTTTCCACGTCAGTTGGTGCTTATAAACTGTACGGAGTTTATATCCCATTGAGAAACTTGGCATGTGATTTACAATAAAACAGCTTCACGGTCCAAGTTTCTGATTGAATTCTGATCcgttttaaccctttaaggtgtaagatcacaaatatcgGATTAGAATGTtccctgaacattctaatgctgatgtaataatcactaactggtaattgaaagcaatgaagttctagaacactgatttagaggTCCTTTAACGGACAGAGAAGCATCAGAAGCTTGAGTAATTgtggatttttgttttcagacctCCTTGACGTCTCCATATCCCTTCCTGCTAAAATCTCCTGTGGCGCCATTTTTCCCCGAGCCTTTTGTGCCGGACGAAGTAAAACCGCAGAGAACCTCTCAAAAGCCGGACGCCGGCAGCACCTGTACCCCCGCACCCCTGGAGTCTCCCTCCCCCATCTGGACCCAGCCGTCGCCCGCTGCCACCTCCACGCCCCGGCCCGAGCTTGCCGAACCTACCACGCCCGCCACGGACGCCAAGGCGGAGACCAGGAAGAGTCTGGTACctggaggaagaggggaaacagGCCCCACCCAGCCCCAGAGCAGGGGGGCCAAACCAGGGGCCCCAGGCAGCAGCTCGACCACTTGCCGAAACGGCACCCCCAGAAAAGAAGGCCGCGCCCCTGATCCCGGCCTGCTGACCCcgccctccaccccgcccccggccccgccagACGAGGAGCCCGCCACCTTCCTGTCAGGGAAGCGGGAGGTCCCCCGAGAGGCGGAGCCCGAGGCCACGCCCGAACCCGCGGAACCCCAGCCGGAGGCGCGCATGTCCTTCCTCGAAAGCGTGGACGAGATCCCCTTCGCCgacgacgaggaggaggaggaagacggggaagaggaggaggaggattcCCGCAAAAAGCTTACGCTGCGCGCCAATGACCAAGCGTTCTTTAGCCCGCCCTCCCTCCACACCTCGGATAGCCGCGAGACCCGGGGCGTggccgggggcgtggcctctggCGTGACCGGGGCGGCGGCCAAGGGCGTGGCGGAGGAGCGCATCCGCGCGTGGGGGCAGTCGGTGAAGAGCCAGGCCCTGCGCGACGCCGTGGAGCAACAGCTACGCAAGATGAAGGAAGCCGACGCCCCCAAGCGCGAACCCGCCACGGTGCCCTGGAGCCTCTCCTccgaggattctgggaaaggCAAAGCCGCGCCGGTGGCCGGCTCGCCGGCGAGGGAGACGCGGAAACAGGCGGGGGCGTCGCCAGAGAGGGTGGTCCCTGCCCCggggggtgggcggagcctgggaGGGTCGGCGGACTCCTCGGGCAGCTCGGCGGGGGGCAAGAACGAAAAACGCTCCGCCCTCTTTCCCCCGCACAAAAGCAAGGAGAAGAAGGGGAAGGCGGAGCCGGGGGAAACCCCGCCCAAAAACAGCTCTGTCTGGAAGGCCGTCTTCTCAGGTTACCGGAAAGACAGGAAGAAAAATGACCAATCAGACTGCGGCTTAGCCTCCGTTAATGAGACCACCGACTTGGCCAATGACAGCTCGCTGCTCGGCCAGTCCTCAGGTGAGCTTCGATGTCGCACGCCCCACGCATGCAGTGAATGCAgcagttgtgtgtgagtgtgtctgactgtagcactgcatgtgcttgtgtgtgtgttacggaCTCTAAcactgcaaatgtgtgtgtgtgtgagtgtgtatgtgagtgtgtgtgactctaacgctgcaggtgtgtgtgagtgtgtctgacaCTAAGCTGTAGGTGTTGTGTGTTACGGACTCaaatgctgctctgtgtgtccgtgtctaAGTGTgcaaccgtgtgtgtgtttctctggtgTAGACCTGGTCTTGCAGAAGAACGTGTGTGTGTCGGAAGACTCTGATCCTTCCTGCGACGATGTGCTGGAAAGCTCCTCCCCGTCAAACGCCGATGTGAGtaaaacacacgcacgcccacacgcgtacacactcgtgattacattacattagagacatttagcagacgctattatccagagtgactgacacagcttttgcatttttgcatagtATTTACTTATACATACAactggatgtttactgaagcacttcattaagcaccacacacactcacacacacacatgcgtacacacagatcactccacacacacgcacacacgtgtacacactcgtgattacattacattagagacatttagcagatgctattatccagagtgacttacacagcttttgcatttttgcatagtATTTACTTATACATACAactggatgtttactgaagcacttcattaagtaccacacacacacatgcgtacacacagatcaccccacacgcacatgcgtacacacagaTCACTCCACCCAATCTATGCTGTGTCCATTATAGATCGAACGTTTATTTCTTTACGcccagttttacattttttaaagacttttcCAACTAATGATTATCTGTCCCTCACTTAAAAACTCCTTTCATGTTTCATGCATATCCTCCATCATGTTCTTAAGCCCAGTTCTCACCTATTGTGAACTGTCCTATTTAAAATTGTATCTCTTGCAAAGGTTTTGATAAAAGCTGTTTCTAATGTATTAATGATTGTTCATTTACTTCTGTCTCTGACCATCTGTCAGACATTCGCAAGGAGACACCATTTAAACTACATCTCCCGACTAACAAGCACATAAAGCTCTATTAATATACATAACAAATTGTAGTCTGTTACTGAAAGCACTATGAGTTGACTGTAAAATTAGGCAATAATATGCATATAATGGTACAGTGGTACAGGTGTGTCACACAGGTATATCCGGCTGCTTCTGAGCAGTCTTGGTGTGGTGATTCAGCTGTAGTAAGCATTTGCCTCAAGGCTTCTGAAGGTGAACACCAGTTAATGCGTTTATGTTTGACGTGTTCACGTGTACTGTTATCACAGCAAACAGTACCATGTAAGAACTGACCTCGGTCCACGTCTTCCCAACCTATCACTCCACACTGCCCCTTTTCAGTGAcgttcagctgtgtgtgagtactggCTCAACATAGCACATCACGTAAAACATACCAAGCACAGCTTTTTGACTGGAGATCCCCTTTCACAGAAGCACTGCAGTCAGAAAGACCAGCAGGATATGTTTAAGATGCATGCGGTTTCCCTGTGAGCTTTACGCATAATAGTCCACAGGTTTGGCTTAAATTCCCATAGGAAAGTAATGCAGTCTTACTTTCATTGAGTGCACTGCAATGCTCTTACTGTGTGGCCATGTTTGCAATTCATGTTTTCATCACTAAAGGCTTAAGATAGCAactgttaattatttattgatataaattattgaattatataattaatatgaACTCATCTAATGGGGTCATGacgataattgatactgtaGCCCCTGTTGGAGCAGTTTAAGCATTTCTATaattaaatgtatacatttgcACACTCACTCTTTATGTTTCTGATTGGGTGTGACTGTAAATTTGTACACTGACCCTGTCTGTTTCTGATTGGGTGTAGCTGTAAATTTGTTCACTCAACCTGTATGTTTCTGATTGGGTGTGACTGTAAATTTGTAAACTCACCCTGTATGTTCCTGAGTATATGTAAATTTGTGTCCTGTTGCATTATGGTATTGACCTCTGTGAGACTCCTTAGATTTTCTTGTGTGGCAAAATGTTGCATCGCCTCGTTTAATCTAACcgtctctgttttgtttttgtcttcccAAGTCTGTGTACGTTCCTCACGCGTTGGCGTTCAGGAGAGTGTACGGCGTGAAGGTAGTGTGTGCAGAAGCTCCGCCAGGCACCTAACcttttctgtccctctctttgcATGGCCTGCCTCAAATGCATGCCATGgcaccacagcgccccctgctgctgctgtctgccACTGCCCCCTGTCATGCCACACCGcagccacaagcacacacacgctcatagcTGTTTCtgctgtaacagctgttactgAATCTGCTTCGCAAACATTTCAGCTTCACCTGAAAGTAAGGGGAGGGCAACGACCCTGCACCTTGGTGCACTGCACTTATGGGGACCTGCAGTGCACTTGTGGGTACCTGCATTACCACACAGTATGACCAGCTCAGCTGCTATGCTATATTCACActttcctcacacacaccttattttttcatttattgtgtgTAAGTACTCATGTGCTAGAAATAGAGGAACACACAGTATATGTGAGAATTGTGTAATTGTTCTGCAATGTACGGTGTGCTTTTTAGGATAAATCATTTTCTCTGTACATTTTCATCCCAGTCCCATTTATGGACTTAGAGCTGACACCCATGGTGTGATTTGTTCAGCTGTCTGCAGATGGATTTTCTTTGAGTTCTATTATTTTGTCCCAGTGTCATATTTTGTTTCCAGTTcattggaaatttgtgttttgttttgtgatctTTAATTGTAATTGTGATGTGAATGAGCGTGCTCAATGGTGTTGACATTACCTTATTAGCCTATGTGTGATAGAGCACGCTCTGTGGGCCTGTTATATGAGAATAGCCTGTCAGTGTGATACACCATGTATAGTGGTGCTGTTACAGTACCACTATACCACTATTAGCGTAGCAGTCGCTGGTGCTGTTGTATTAGCATAGTTCTCAGTGGCGCTCTTGTATTAGGGTGGCACTCACTGGTGCTGTTGTATTGGCACAGTGCTCAGTGGTGCTGTTGTATTAGCATAGCTCTCAGTGGCGCTATTATATTAGCATAGTGCGCAGTGGTGCTCTTGTATTAGCGCAGCGCTCACTGGTGCTGTTGTATTAGCATAGCGCTCAGTGGTGCTGTTGTATTAGCATAGCGCTCAGTGGTGCTGTTGTATTAGCATAGCTCTCAGTGGTGCTGTTGTATTAGCGTAGCTCTCGGTCAGATGTGATGTCCTGGGCTCAGAGCTGTTTTGCTGATTAGCCTCTCACTGGAGGCCGgtctctcattttctccctcccAGAGAAAGGccgtgagaaaaaaaaagcgggGCGCGTTGCCGGCGAGTTCGCGGGAGTCTTCGTGCCCCACGGAGGTGGTCGGAGTGCTGGTGGCTGTCAACGAACCCTCTAGTCTAAGTTACTCTGAAACGATATTTCAGAAAGCGTACACCGAGGAAGAGCTGAACGCCAAACTGACGCGGAGAGTGCAGAAGGCCGCCCGGCAACAGGCCAAACGGGAGGAGCTCAAGAGGCTGCACAGGGCCCAGGTGAGCAGCCAATCGGAGAACACCTAGGCCAAATCAGTCTGTCCTGTTTATCCAAAATGGCACCCAGTCCTtacaatatgtatatatactgtatatatatgtgtgtgtgtgtgtgtgtattatatactGTTAAACTTAAATAAACTGGTCTGTGGTAATAGCCTGTATGGAAAATGCATCACCTTGGGTAACAGGTAGCACTCTGGTCTCTCCTTAGATAATCCAGAGGCagctggagcaggtggaggagaagcagaAACATCTGGAGGAGAAGGGCGTGGCCGTAGAGAAGGCACTGCGTGGGGAAGCAggtaccctctctctctctctctttctctctgtctgtaccctATTTGGGGTTGTGTACCCTGTGTTTGAGGTTACTGTACCCTGTGTTTCAGGTTGCTGTACCCTGTGTTTGAGGTTACTGTACCCTGTGTTTGGGGTTAGTGTATCCTGTGTTTGGGGATAGTGTACCCTGTATTTGGGATAAGTGTACTATGCCCCACAGTGGAGAGGCAGTATGATGATTTTGGTGCTGGTACTTGTTAGTGTCGCTTCCATTTATTAATCTCCAGAGAATCCCTATGGCCTCTCTCCATTTCCGTGTCCCAGCTCAAGTGCTCTCCTACTGCCCGGAAACCTGGACTGAACAGGGCTGCCTCCTGTTTCCGTTCATAGTTTAATCTTGAGAGTTCCTGCTGAGTCAGCACACGGACCccatccctgtctctctctctctctgtgtctgtctctcattttcattctctctctcactctccctctctatctgccTCTCTCTTCAACAGGgctttctccctccccttctctcatctttctctcctcctctctccccctcttacacacacttccctgtctttgctttctcttttctctctcacatcaGGAATAGGAAAGCATATCTATGACTGTAACCATGACAGCCCTGGTGAAGAATGAGTGACTTATTGTCAGTATAATTACACTGGGTGCACACAAGCTTCAGAGACCCAGCGGTATGTCCGCTGTGGGAGAGAGCAGACTCCGGAAGAGAAGTTTAGCCCTTATTTATGCCCTATTCTATTGAGTATAATGGGGGAGAGAAAGCACTTCAGTTTGGACAGCGGCTCTGCAGATCAACAGATtgattttatagcatttattcacaattataagtCATAAATGTCTGTGGTTGCATGCCCCATGGGAATGAGTTCTAACTATAAATAAGGTTAAACGTAattttaaaatagtaaaaatctGATCATTTGTGTCTGTTCAACTTCTGGAAGTGTAACGTCACTGTTAAACTCACTTTGAAGCTACTTGGGGTGAATTTTCTTTAGACTACGAGTCCCTTGATGCCCTTGGGCCAGGGAGGAGGCTGCTCTTGTATCTGTGCACACTGTGCTAGCATAACACATAAAGAATGTGTGCGTAGCTGTCACACAAAGTGCACATATCACAGCAGGGTGCTAGCACACAGGGCCCTAAAGTCTGCTGTTTCCAGTACAGTCGTGTGCAATTGCAGAATTATATGTTCCTTTCCAAACACGCGTTCTGACTTTTGCCACGGGCTAAGCACTATGGGGCCAGTGCGGGATTCATAAACTGCCTATT is part of the Anguilla anguilla isolate fAngAng1 chromosome 7, fAngAng1.pri, whole genome shotgun sequence genome and encodes:
- the LOC118232565 gene encoding protein-methionine sulfoxide oxidase mical3a-like, which encodes MYEICFHAENVASGAEAQSSNATKLPPAIGGKGRPVHSTVSPRQSVEENVKPPVSDVLKPGAQTSLTSPYPFLLKSPVAPFFPEPFVPDEVKPQRTSQKPDAGSTCTPAPLESPSPIWTQPSPAATSTPRPELAEPTTPATDAKAETRKSLVPGGRGETGPTQPQSRGAKPGAPGSSSTTCRNGTPRKEGRAPDPGLLTPPSTPPPAPPDEEPATFLSGKREVPREAEPEATPEPAEPQPEARMSFLESVDEIPFADDEEEEEDGEEEEEDSRKKLTLRANDQAFFSPPSLHTSDSRETRGVAGGVASGVTGAAAKGVAEERIRAWGQSVKSQALRDAVEQQLRKMKEADAPKREPATVPWSLSSEDSGKGKAAPVAGSPARETRKQAGASPERVVPAPGGGRSLGGSADSSGSSAGGKNEKRSALFPPHKSKEKKGKAEPGETPPKNSSVWKAVFSGYRKDRKKNDQSDCGLASVNETTDLANDSSLLGQSSDLVLQKNVCVSEDSDPSCDDVLESSSPSNADSVYVPHALAFRRVYGVKRKAVRKKKRGALPASSRESSCPTEVVGVLVAVNEPSSLSYSETIFQKAYTEEELNAKLTRRVQKAARQQAKREELKRLHRAQIIQRQLEQVEEKQKHLEEKGVAVEKALRGEADYWGDSKYSEIFDLHLGGMGKEDDPRLMQEWFTLVQEKNSLVRYESELMIFARELELEDRQSRLQQELRERMAVDDHLKTEAELVEEKRILSEMLEVVEQRDALVALLEEQRLREKAEDEDLEAVMLSKGHCLTWA